In the genome of Hallerella porci, one region contains:
- a CDS encoding DUF3320 domain-containing protein: MADDLYHKLLNLRDASFDLDFKSRLLNFVPNAKFQTPLLSEDGISFFERWTRNPVALPLSMFAPTNAAFSEKNQSDLFADFRYALRIFEEGTGEQNAFLAVGFLKSQGMAPLLLFPIQIDVKTLTVSLAESLPIENVPLRLKNKNVVQLPAAKEFIREKNFDIREYFAAVAQAIRTMPDWRSTSRGMFLGFYDAAGLYAFSDADDSAWNHSEENSKLLSQLLSPEGFHVVESDLDSRNPDEIFDPVSHYFVHTLDSEANTSLLESLSPENSLYVVETPPGSSREEFLANFIAESVSTGKKVLLTYRKKISLVRFEKLWNRQRPDYKDITLEKSRETLSQTRNTLVAYNNAVNHPIPVGNCTLSEALTMLAQAGTHKKVWPDSTFNGSENLSREEFHSAQSNLQDLLEILERDEAKKSLIAYKGVALDATNELQRKRLASKLKKTVAEFSTLSTLADSVANVLFFNQSIDIQTLSDLGIAISPDFNSATPSFDGWTLESKDWSTFKDSLLALPNAGATWSEFRRTGSPIYVDGAINMQLGAAREILKENQDRTFKAFSEYYHNARKTLLKTLKDPRLGKKDEDLLALTDKLIQLQDAKKLYTNTSALAGRLLGKDWLFEHTNWIVLDAKLRWFYNFRKKVEKSENASLSFAILSKYNQIKDQISDAAALRELCENARTDFEDLCRELDFSKIADYNSVTEQAELVKKWEDALPLLPIYTQIQSKRNELKAQNLDELEKAIIGDHAGKEFLSREFSRFWSSDQIQRACKIFPELFSSTPKVHTKRARDFREATDDLCMMNLRFAKDAVQKNPKLLTILPAGKVAAQIEKTAKLFDVAVILDAESVPPMQAMPAILRAKRAVLFGDSNLPTAPFPNIFGQERNATFIASQFESILSYSLYKGAPLSFLALNCRHKHPILIEFANQNFYGQKIKKLPPPNSEIPSDLQIIVEKNISQAIADAAAKHVEQHPMQSLGIIVFTEERRKSVFQAIEKKVHEHPDLGFFFSPKDILRDPYVSLPEEASGNFRDVLFVCAEPAAAIAGQGMNAKCVNVCATHALSSLRIFVNDLPEKTVSTNAGIRAYSEFLQFAKNFKSVSLFKASPLLSSFEEQIVQNIGNGKCQLEKNWNYNGAAILFAVHDENNPEHFLIGIENDSSNGFLRESVEDRLYLRHKILEQLGWKIIPLWCPNWFRSTADECEHILTTIAVEQSVAPPPREKNEEEEAPAELHVEPYTIVNPKIEGTVHDVPFPDLAPKLLILQMKFFIDAESPLHEKSLIRRVLHLHGLHRAGPAVVRAIKNAITQGLVRKAFIKTGSFFYSVTPKPIVLRDRSALPEEERKLIFVSPEERELFPAGTDEQTIKETLGLI, encoded by the coding sequence ATGGCGGATGATCTGTATCACAAACTTTTAAATCTTCGAGACGCTTCCTTTGACTTAGACTTCAAAAGTCGGCTTTTGAATTTTGTGCCAAACGCAAAATTTCAAACCCCGCTTCTTTCGGAAGATGGAATTTCTTTTTTTGAACGATGGACGCGGAACCCGGTTGCGCTGCCTCTTTCAATGTTTGCGCCGACTAATGCGGCATTTTCGGAAAAAAATCAAAGCGACCTTTTCGCCGATTTCCGCTATGCGCTGCGCATTTTTGAAGAAGGCACGGGAGAACAAAACGCATTCCTCGCCGTCGGTTTTCTGAAATCGCAAGGAATGGCGCCGCTGCTTTTATTCCCGATTCAAATCGACGTGAAAACTCTCACCGTTTCCCTCGCCGAGAGCCTCCCGATTGAAAATGTTCCACTGCGGCTCAAAAATAAAAACGTCGTTCAGCTGCCCGCAGCCAAAGAATTTATCCGCGAAAAAAATTTTGACATCCGCGAATACTTTGCAGCCGTCGCCCAAGCGATTAGAACGATGCCCGATTGGCGCAGCACTTCGCGCGGAATGTTCCTCGGATTCTACGATGCCGCAGGACTTTATGCCTTTAGCGATGCCGATGATTCGGCTTGGAATCACAGCGAAGAAAACAGCAAACTTCTTTCGCAGTTACTTTCTCCCGAAGGATTTCACGTGGTCGAATCCGATCTCGACAGCCGTAATCCCGATGAAATTTTTGATCCGGTGTCGCATTATTTTGTGCACACTCTCGATTCCGAAGCGAATACTTCCCTTCTCGAATCGCTTTCGCCCGAAAATTCTCTTTACGTTGTCGAAACGCCGCCGGGCTCTTCGCGCGAAGAATTTTTAGCCAATTTCATTGCCGAAAGCGTTTCCACCGGTAAAAAAGTTTTGCTGACTTACCGCAAAAAAATTTCGCTCGTCCGCTTTGAAAAATTGTGGAATCGCCAGCGGCCCGATTACAAAGATATCACCTTAGAAAAATCCCGCGAAACTCTTTCTCAAACCCGAAACACATTAGTCGCTTACAATAACGCAGTCAATCACCCGATTCCTGTCGGAAATTGCACATTATCCGAAGCGCTCACGATGCTTGCGCAAGCGGGAACGCACAAAAAAGTTTGGCCCGATTCGACATTTAACGGTTCCGAAAATTTAAGCCGCGAAGAATTTCATTCAGCGCAAAGCAATCTGCAAGATTTACTCGAAATTTTAGAACGCGATGAAGCGAAGAAATCTTTGATCGCCTACAAAGGCGTTGCCCTAGATGCGACAAATGAATTGCAACGCAAACGTCTCGCGTCAAAGCTCAAAAAAACAGTCGCGGAATTTTCCACCCTTTCTACTCTTGCCGATAGCGTCGCCAATGTTCTTTTCTTTAATCAAAGCATCGACATTCAAACTCTTTCGGATTTAGGAATAGCGATTTCTCCCGATTTCAATAGTGCTACGCCATCCTTTGACGGTTGGACTTTAGAATCCAAAGATTGGAGCACATTTAAAGATTCGTTGTTAGCGCTTCCAAATGCTGGCGCCACTTGGTCGGAATTTCGTCGCACCGGTTCTCCCATTTACGTCGATGGCGCAATCAATATGCAGCTCGGCGCTGCCCGCGAAATTTTAAAAGAAAATCAAGATCGCACCTTCAAAGCTTTTTCGGAATACTATCATAACGCGCGGAAAACTCTGCTCAAAACTTTGAAAGATCCGCGCCTAGGGAAAAAAGACGAAGACCTTTTAGCGCTGACCGATAAACTCATTCAGCTGCAAGATGCGAAAAAACTTTATACGAATACCTCGGCATTAGCGGGTCGCCTTTTGGGAAAAGATTGGCTATTTGAACACACCAACTGGATTGTGCTCGACGCCAAGCTCCGCTGGTTTTACAACTTCCGCAAAAAAGTGGAAAAATCCGAAAACGCTTCGCTTTCATTCGCTATCCTTTCCAAGTACAATCAAATCAAAGATCAAATCAGCGATGCCGCTGCTCTCCGCGAACTTTGCGAAAACGCCCGCACCGATTTTGAAGACCTTTGCCGCGAATTGGATTTTTCAAAAATTGCCGATTACAATAGCGTGACCGAGCAAGCTGAACTCGTCAAAAAATGGGAAGATGCTCTTCCACTTTTACCGATTTACACCCAAATTCAATCGAAGAGAAATGAGCTCAAAGCGCAAAATCTCGACGAACTTGAAAAAGCGATTATCGGTGATCACGCGGGCAAAGAATTTCTTTCCAGAGAATTTTCACGATTCTGGAGTTCAGATCAAATTCAGCGCGCCTGTAAAATTTTCCCCGAGCTCTTTTCGTCTACGCCGAAAGTGCACACGAAACGCGCCCGCGATTTCCGCGAAGCGACCGATGATTTGTGCATGATGAATTTGCGTTTTGCCAAAGATGCGGTGCAAAAAAATCCGAAATTGCTCACAATTCTTCCCGCTGGGAAAGTGGCTGCGCAAATTGAAAAAACGGCGAAACTTTTTGATGTCGCAGTTATTCTCGACGCCGAATCCGTCCCGCCGATGCAAGCGATGCCTGCGATTCTTCGGGCAAAACGTGCGGTGCTTTTTGGCGATTCCAATTTACCGACGGCGCCATTCCCGAATATTTTTGGCCAAGAACGGAACGCCACATTTATCGCATCGCAATTCGAAAGTATTCTTTCTTATTCGCTGTATAAAGGCGCACCGCTTTCTTTCCTCGCATTAAATTGTCGGCATAAACATCCGATTTTAATCGAATTTGCCAATCAAAATTTCTACGGGCAAAAAATCAAAAAATTGCCGCCGCCCAATTCCGAAATTCCTTCGGATTTGCAAATCATCGTCGAAAAAAATATTTCGCAGGCGATTGCCGATGCCGCAGCCAAACATGTCGAACAGCATCCGATGCAATCTCTCGGCATTATCGTTTTTACCGAAGAGCGCCGCAAAAGCGTTTTCCAAGCGATTGAAAAGAAAGTTCACGAACATCCCGATTTAGGATTTTTCTTTTCGCCCAAAGATATTTTACGCGATCCGTATGTGAGTTTGCCCGAAGAAGCTTCCGGAAATTTCCGCGATGTTCTCTTCGTTTGTGCAGAACCCGCCGCCGCGATTGCGGGACAAGGAATGAATGCCAAATGCGTGAATGTTTGTGCAACGCATGCGCTTTCTTCGCTCCGAATTTTTGTGAATGACTTGCCCGAAAAAACGGTTTCGACGAATGCGGGAATTCGCGCATACTCCGAATTTTTACAGTTTGCGAAAAATTTCAAATCGGTGAGTCTTTTCAAAGCGAGTCCGCTGCTTTCTTCTTTTGAAGAACAAATTGTGCAAAATATCGGCAACGGAAAATGCCAACTAGAAAAGAATTGGAACTATAATGGCGCTGCCATTTTATTCGCCGTCCACGATGAAAATAATCCGGAACATTTTTTAATCGGCATTGAAAATGATTCGTCGAACGGATTTTTGCGGGAATCGGTCGAAGACCGCTTGTATTTGCGACATAAAATTTTGGAGCAACTCGGTTGGAAAATTATTCCGCTTTGGTGCCCGAATTGGTTCCGCTCAACCGCCGACGAATGCGAACATATTCTGACGACGATTGCTGTGGAACAAAGTGTAGCGCCACCGCCTCGTGAGAAAAACGAAGAAGAGGAAGCTCCCGCCGAATTGCACGTGGAACCTTATACCATCGTCAATCCGAAAATCGAAGGAACTGTGCACGATGTGCCCTTTCCCGATTTAGCGCCAAAACTTTTGATTTTGCAAATGAAATTTTTCATCGATGCAGAATCCCCGCTGCACGAAAAAAGCCTCATTCGCCGCGTTTTGCATTTGCACGGTTTACACCGCGCAGGTCCCGCCGTCGTTCGCGCCATCAAGAATGCGATTACACAAGGACTTGTCCGCAAAGCGTTTATTAAAACCGGCTCCTTCTTCTATTCGGTAACGCCGAAGCCTATCGTTTTACGCGATCGTTCTGCGCTTCCGGAAGAAGAACGCAAGCTGATTTTCGTTTCGCCCGAAGAACGTGAACTTTTCCCAGCGGGTACCGATGAGCAAACGATAAAAGAAACTCTTGGTTTAATTTAG